From Topomyia yanbarensis strain Yona2022 chromosome 1, ASM3024719v1, whole genome shotgun sequence, one genomic window encodes:
- the LOC131678910 gene encoding T-complex protein 11-like protein 1 isoform X1 has protein sequence MPADAFSRMDSSGSAAGSTEAKDIPANIEAAILRARTESESSDKSGPTRFVLPGTSGSPPKILTLEEVQDAVKNIENMTLAHEIAINSEFKLQPYEPPENSLERIIKDTMHKAYWDILKEQLGREPPCYDMAIQLLSDIKDAFQSILSKNNDRALARINEILDETVIRQQAEQGVLDFQAYAKFVIHIMALSCAPVRDEQIAKLREIQDVVELFRGILEVLSVMKLDMANCFLDAARNEVIANSVEYEKQKFKQFLELYKDGFPETQKWLKRNKVPENTAEATAAPSTAASNTTSSEAQQRSSKDAIFNAYLELIDWNTENEFPEMLEMDRDRVIGLQGRASRLCTCASTLAITCAAIPSIAQSPELRKNLAKELVILVQNCNNTKDLDDTIESIWLHVRSVIAGRLQELNQPSLDETTENSLKTQILQIAKKESPVRNLLWKRLLTFILLVLRTNNPIPVPPGFQEFADDVEGLAKAFKRISYYNYAVYGEYYHEILNKA, from the coding sequence ATCTGGACCAACGCGGTTCGTTCTGCCCGGTACATCGGGCAGTCCGCCGAAAATCCTTACCCTGGAGGAGGTTCAAGACGCCGTTAAGAACATCGAAAATATGACCCTAGCGCACGAGATCGCCATTAATAGTGAGTTCAAATTGCAACCCTATGAACCACCGGAGAACTCACTGGAACGCATCATCAAGGACACCATGCACAAGGCATACTGGGATATTCTGAAGGAACAGCTGGGCAGAGAACCGCCGTGCTACGATATGGCTATTCAACTGTTGTCCGACATCAAAGACGCCTTTCAGAGTATTctaagcaaaaacaacgatcGTGCCCTAGCCAGGATCAACGAAATCCTCGACGAAACTGTAATAAGACAGCAAGCCGAACAGGGAGTGCTGGACTTTCAGGCTTATGCTaaatttgtcattcatattatgGCGTTGTCGTGTGCGCCGGTACGAGACGAACAAATTGCTAAGCTTAGAGAAATTCAGGACGTAGTTGAGCTATTCCGTGGAATCTTGGAAGTTTTATCCGTTATGAAGTTGGATATGGCTAACTGCTTCCTCGATGCTGCTCGGAATGAGGTCATTGCTAATTCGGTCGAGTACGAAAAGCAAAAGTTCAAACAATTTCTGGAACTGTATAAGGACGGCTTTCCCGAAACCCAGAAGTGGCTCAAACGAAACAAAGTACCCGAAAACACTGCCGAAGCCACAGCTGCTCCATCGACAGCTGCTTCAAACACTACCTCGAGCGAGGCTCAACAGCGCAGCTCAAAGGATGCAATATTTAATGCGTATCTGGAATTGATCGACTGGAACACGGAGAATGAATTTCCAGAGATGCTAGAAATGGATCGTGATCGAGTAATCGGTTTGCAAGGTCGGGCTTCTCGCTTGTGCACCTGCGCTTCAACGCTTGCCATCACCTGTGCTGCCATACCATCGATCGCACAATCGCCTGAACTAAGGAAGAACCTCGCTAAGGAGCTGGTCATTCTCGTACAGAACTGCAACAACACCAAGGACCTGGACGATACGATTGAAAGTATTTGGCTACATGTCCGTTCTGTGATCGCTGGTCGATTACAAGAGTTGAATCAGCCGTCGTTGGATGAAACAACGGAAAATAGCCTCAAAACGCAGATTCTGCAGATTGCCAAGAAAGAATCGCCCGTGCGAAACCTGCTATGGAAGCGACTTTTAACTTTCATTCTGCTTGTGCTAAGGACCAACAATCCTATCCCGGTGCCGCCCGGCTTCCAAGAGTTTGCCGATGACGTGGAAGGTTTGGCTAAAGCATTCAAACGCATTTCGTACTATAACTATGCAGTTTATGGAGAGTATTATCATGAAATCTTGAACAAAGCTTAG
- the LOC131678910 gene encoding T-complex protein 11-like protein 1 isoform X2, with amino-acid sequence MDSSGSAAGSTEAKDIPANIEAAILRARTESESSDKSGPTRFVLPGTSGSPPKILTLEEVQDAVKNIENMTLAHEIAINSEFKLQPYEPPENSLERIIKDTMHKAYWDILKEQLGREPPCYDMAIQLLSDIKDAFQSILSKNNDRALARINEILDETVIRQQAEQGVLDFQAYAKFVIHIMALSCAPVRDEQIAKLREIQDVVELFRGILEVLSVMKLDMANCFLDAARNEVIANSVEYEKQKFKQFLELYKDGFPETQKWLKRNKVPENTAEATAAPSTAASNTTSSEAQQRSSKDAIFNAYLELIDWNTENEFPEMLEMDRDRVIGLQGRASRLCTCASTLAITCAAIPSIAQSPELRKNLAKELVILVQNCNNTKDLDDTIESIWLHVRSVIAGRLQELNQPSLDETTENSLKTQILQIAKKESPVRNLLWKRLLTFILLVLRTNNPIPVPPGFQEFADDVEGLAKAFKRISYYNYAVYGEYYHEILNKA; translated from the coding sequence ATCTGGACCAACGCGGTTCGTTCTGCCCGGTACATCGGGCAGTCCGCCGAAAATCCTTACCCTGGAGGAGGTTCAAGACGCCGTTAAGAACATCGAAAATATGACCCTAGCGCACGAGATCGCCATTAATAGTGAGTTCAAATTGCAACCCTATGAACCACCGGAGAACTCACTGGAACGCATCATCAAGGACACCATGCACAAGGCATACTGGGATATTCTGAAGGAACAGCTGGGCAGAGAACCGCCGTGCTACGATATGGCTATTCAACTGTTGTCCGACATCAAAGACGCCTTTCAGAGTATTctaagcaaaaacaacgatcGTGCCCTAGCCAGGATCAACGAAATCCTCGACGAAACTGTAATAAGACAGCAAGCCGAACAGGGAGTGCTGGACTTTCAGGCTTATGCTaaatttgtcattcatattatgGCGTTGTCGTGTGCGCCGGTACGAGACGAACAAATTGCTAAGCTTAGAGAAATTCAGGACGTAGTTGAGCTATTCCGTGGAATCTTGGAAGTTTTATCCGTTATGAAGTTGGATATGGCTAACTGCTTCCTCGATGCTGCTCGGAATGAGGTCATTGCTAATTCGGTCGAGTACGAAAAGCAAAAGTTCAAACAATTTCTGGAACTGTATAAGGACGGCTTTCCCGAAACCCAGAAGTGGCTCAAACGAAACAAAGTACCCGAAAACACTGCCGAAGCCACAGCTGCTCCATCGACAGCTGCTTCAAACACTACCTCGAGCGAGGCTCAACAGCGCAGCTCAAAGGATGCAATATTTAATGCGTATCTGGAATTGATCGACTGGAACACGGAGAATGAATTTCCAGAGATGCTAGAAATGGATCGTGATCGAGTAATCGGTTTGCAAGGTCGGGCTTCTCGCTTGTGCACCTGCGCTTCAACGCTTGCCATCACCTGTGCTGCCATACCATCGATCGCACAATCGCCTGAACTAAGGAAGAACCTCGCTAAGGAGCTGGTCATTCTCGTACAGAACTGCAACAACACCAAGGACCTGGACGATACGATTGAAAGTATTTGGCTACATGTCCGTTCTGTGATCGCTGGTCGATTACAAGAGTTGAATCAGCCGTCGTTGGATGAAACAACGGAAAATAGCCTCAAAACGCAGATTCTGCAGATTGCCAAGAAAGAATCGCCCGTGCGAAACCTGCTATGGAAGCGACTTTTAACTTTCATTCTGCTTGTGCTAAGGACCAACAATCCTATCCCGGTGCCGCCCGGCTTCCAAGAGTTTGCCGATGACGTGGAAGGTTTGGCTAAAGCATTCAAACGCATTTCGTACTATAACTATGCAGTTTATGGAGAGTATTATCATGAAATCTTGAACAAAGCTTAG